From Streptomyces yatensis, one genomic window encodes:
- the coaBC gene encoding bifunctional phosphopantothenoylcysteine decarboxylase/phosphopantothenate--cysteine ligase CoaBC, translated as MDKPKVVLGVSGGIAAYKACELLRRLTESGHDVRVVPTASALHFVGEATWSALSGHPAATEVWDSVHEVPHVRIGQSADLLVIAPATTDLLAKAAHGLADDLLTNTLLTARCPVVFAPAMHTEMWEHPATQENVATLRRRGAIVIEPAVGRLTGVDTGKGRLPDPGEIFEVCRRVLARGAEARTTDLAGRHVVVSAGGTREPLDPVRFLGNRSTGRQGYALARAAVARGARVTLVSANSELPDPAGADVVRAGTAAQLREAVLKAAADADAVVMAAAVADFRPAHYAEGKIKKRDGQEPEPIALVRNPDILAEISAERARPGQIVVGFAAETDDVLANGRAKLARKGCDLLVVNEVGEHKTFGAETNEAVVLGADGTETPVPYGPKGALADTVWDLVADRLG; from the coding sequence ATGGACAAGCCCAAAGTGGTCCTGGGTGTCAGTGGCGGGATCGCCGCCTACAAGGCGTGCGAGCTGCTGCGCCGCCTCACCGAGTCCGGCCATGACGTACGCGTCGTGCCGACCGCCTCGGCGCTGCACTTCGTCGGCGAGGCGACCTGGTCGGCGCTGTCCGGACATCCGGCGGCGACCGAGGTGTGGGACTCCGTCCACGAGGTGCCGCACGTCCGCATCGGCCAGTCCGCCGATCTGCTCGTGATCGCCCCCGCCACCACCGACCTGCTCGCCAAGGCCGCCCATGGCCTGGCGGACGATCTGCTCACCAATACGCTGCTCACCGCGCGCTGCCCGGTCGTCTTCGCGCCCGCGATGCACACCGAGATGTGGGAGCACCCCGCCACCCAGGAGAACGTGGCGACGCTGCGCCGCCGCGGCGCGATCGTCATCGAACCCGCCGTGGGGCGGCTCACCGGTGTGGACACCGGCAAGGGGCGACTGCCGGACCCCGGGGAGATCTTCGAGGTCTGCCGCCGGGTGCTGGCCCGCGGCGCCGAGGCGCGGACCACCGACCTGGCCGGCCGCCATGTCGTGGTCAGCGCCGGAGGCACCCGCGAGCCGCTGGACCCGGTGCGCTTCCTCGGCAACCGCTCCACCGGCCGGCAGGGGTACGCCCTGGCCCGTGCCGCCGTCGCCCGGGGCGCGCGGGTGACTCTTGTCTCGGCCAACAGCGAGCTGCCCGACCCGGCCGGCGCCGATGTGGTGCGCGCGGGCACCGCCGCACAGCTGCGGGAGGCCGTGCTCAAGGCCGCCGCGGACGCCGACGCCGTGGTCATGGCCGCCGCCGTCGCCGACTTCCGCCCCGCGCACTACGCCGAGGGGAAGATCAAGAAGCGCGACGGCCAGGAGCCCGAGCCGATCGCCCTGGTACGGAATCCGGACATCCTCGCCGAGATCTCCGCGGAGCGCGCCCGCCCCGGCCAGATCGTGGTCGGCTTCGCCGCCGAAACCGACGATGTGCTGGCCAACGGCCGAGCCAAGCTGGCGCGCAAGGGCTGCGATCTGCTGGTGGTGAACGAGGTCGGGGAGCACAAGACCTTCGGCGCCGAGACCAACGAGGCCGTGGTGCTCGGCGCCGACGGCACCGAGACGCCCGTGCCGTACGGTCCCAAGGGCGCGCTCGCCGACACCGTCTGGGACCTGGTGGCCGACCGCCTGGGATGA
- the gmk gene encoding guanylate kinase, with amino-acid sequence MAAHSARPRLTVLSGPSGVGKSTVVAHMRKEHPEVWLSVSATTRRPRPGERDGVHYFFVDDGEFDKLIANGELLEWAEFAGNRYGTPREAVMERLGAGEPVLLEIDLQGARQIRESMPEAQLVFLAPPSWEELVRRLTGRGTEAPEVIERRLQAARTELAAESEFDTTLVNTSVEDVANELLALMRVA; translated from the coding sequence ATGGCAGCACACTCCGCACGACCGCGACTGACCGTGCTCTCCGGCCCCTCAGGGGTCGGTAAGAGCACGGTCGTCGCTCATATGCGCAAAGAACATCCCGAGGTCTGGCTCTCGGTCTCCGCCACGACCCGCCGCCCGCGCCCCGGCGAGCGGGACGGCGTCCACTATTTCTTCGTGGACGACGGAGAGTTCGACAAGCTCATAGCCAATGGTGAGCTGCTGGAGTGGGCCGAATTCGCGGGCAACCGCTACGGCACCCCGCGCGAGGCGGTCATGGAGCGGCTCGGCGCGGGCGAGCCGGTGCTGCTGGAGATCGATCTGCAGGGCGCACGGCAGATCCGCGAGTCCATGCCGGAGGCGCAGCTGGTCTTCCTCGCGCCGCCGAGCTGGGAGGAGCTGGTGCGCCGGCTCACCGGCCGGGGCACCGAGGCGCCCGAGGTCATCGAGCGGCGCCTGCAGGCCGCTCGAACCGAGCTGGCGGCCGAGTCCGAGTTCGATACGACCTTGGTCAATACCTCCGTCGAGGACGTGGCGAATGAGCTGCTAGCCTTGATGCGAGTGGCTTGA
- the rpoZ gene encoding DNA-directed RNA polymerase subunit omega yields the protein MTAPEGIINPPIDELLEATDSKYSLVIYAAKRARQINAYYSQLGEGLLEYVGPLVDTHVHEKPLSIALREINAGLLTSEAIEGPAQ from the coding sequence ATGACCGCGCCCGAGGGGATCATCAACCCTCCGATTGATGAGCTGCTCGAGGCCACCGACTCCAAGTACAGCCTGGTGATCTACGCGGCCAAGCGCGCGCGGCAGATCAACGCGTACTACTCGCAGCTCGGTGAGGGCCTGCTCGAGTACGTCGGTCCCCTCGTGGACACCCACGTCCACGAGAAGCCCCTCTCGATCGCGCTCCGCGAGATCAACGCGGGCCTGCTGACCTCCGAGGCCATCGAGGGCCCCGCCCAGTAG
- a CDS encoding integration host factor — MALPPLTPEQRAAALEKAAAARRERAEVKNRLKHSGASLHEVIKQGQENDVIGKMKVSALLESLPGVGKVRAKQIMERLGISESRRVRGLGSNQIASLEREFGGAAG; from the coding sequence GTGGCTCTTCCGCCCCTTACCCCTGAACAGCGCGCAGCCGCGCTCGAAAAGGCCGCCGCGGCTCGCCGGGAGCGCGCCGAGGTCAAGAATCGACTCAAGCACTCCGGCGCGTCCCTGCACGAGGTCATCAAGCAGGGCCAGGAGAACGACGTCATCGGCAAGATGAAGGTGTCCGCTCTCCTCGAGTCCCTGCCCGGCGTCGGCAAGGTCCGCGCCAAGCAGATCATGGAGCGGCTCGGCATCTCCGAGAGCCGTCGTGTGCGGGGTCTGGGCTCCAACCAGATCGCGTCGCTCGAGCGTGAGTTCGGCGGCGCCGCCGGCTGA